In bacterium, the genomic stretch AATTCCTGTGTCAGCATCGCCGCAATATAAAATGACATGATCGCCGACGCGTGGCGGCGTTCCGCAGCACGCTCGATAAACATTTCGTGGATCAGCGGAAGTTCGGACTGATTGACCATGAACGTCCGGAACTGTTCTTCAATGGGTTCAAATCCTTCAAGCGTCGTGGTATTGGTCATGATGCGGTTTAGAAAAAATCGCACTTCAAGATCCGGCACGCGCTGGCGGTACTGGCTTGGTAAATTATTCATCACGGCCTGTCCGTTGATCGTTTCAACGTCGGCTTTGATGTTGTTGCAAAACATTTTCAAAATGACTTCATTCATTTTAATTTGCGTGTTCGGAGCCAGGAGTAGTTTACCGAGCGCATACATGACAAAATGTTTGATTTTCGGCGTGTAATCTTTGATCATGGCCAAAGCAGGTTCAAAGAGTTGTTCGTTCTTCGTATCGCGCATGATTTTTTGAAGCCGCTTTTCATCAAAGTAATAATAAACCAGACCTTCGAGGACTTCATACGCTGTAAGTTCGGCTATAACTTTGCGTTTGGCGTTTTCCGAAAGCGCTTCTCCCTTTTGCTTTTCAACAAGACTGATCGTTTTTTTGATTTCTATCGCAAGCGCTTCATCGGCTTTTTTGATCTCCTTTTGCATGGAGTTCTGATTTCTAAGGCTAGTGGAAAAATCGTACAGGCCGGGCAATACCGTTTCCGCCTCACCGACTTCCTTCAAACGATCGTATAGAAAATCGATAATATAATCCGAGTATCCGTACGACTCAACAGATTCGCGGATGATTTCTTTAAAGAACACGGGGTAAACGTACTGATCCAGATCCAGTTTACCGCCCCATCCGTCGTTGAGTTTTTTATAACCTTCAAGATAAATATTATCACAAAACCCTGAAAAATGATGGATCAACCGGACCATGCTGCCAACGTCGTTTTTCGATTTAATAAAATCTGTGTAAATTCTCATCATTCTCGAAAACCGGTCGACGTCGTCATCGGCTTCCATAAAAGGTTTGAAAATCTGAAAAACCGCTTCCATCGCATTGCGGAAATGATCGATGAATTCCTCGCCCGATGGCAATTCCAACATTTCATCTTTAAATATCAGCCCGTCGATTGCGTCAACATCGAAACCCTGTTCCGTCAGAAAATCAAACAGTTTCATGTACATCATGCGATGCGTAATAAAAAACGACGGGAGAGAATTGAAACCCTTCCGGATATCTTTGTTCTCTTCGAGCGTGATCAAAATATTCATCAGCGATTTTAGTGCGGCTTTGCTGTTGGATTCGCTGATCGGCAATACCCGGTTCAATCCGCTGATATAGTTGTCGTAAACTGCTTTAGTGCTGTCGTCGACGCCGACAGTTAAAATATGTTTGGTATCAATCATGATAATAAAAGTTTATAAATGACTTTCTGTGACCATATCATTAAAATGCGTCGCGAGCATCTTCCAGGTTTTTACTGTACAATTCATGAATAATATTTTCGAAATTATCGATCACGACGTTGCGTTTAACTTTAAGCGACGGCGTAAGTTCGCCCGATTCGATCGTAAACGCGCGTGGCAGCAGAGCGAATTTTTTAACTTTTTCATAGCGGGCAAATCCGGCACGGTCCTGGGCTTCCTGAATTACCTGATCCAACATCTTGTATATTTCAGGATGTTTGAGCAATTCTTCTTCGGAATTAAATTTCAATTGATTCGATTTCGCATAGTTCCGGAGCCTTTCAAAATTCGGCACAATGAGCGCACTGATAAAATTGCGTTTATCGCCGATGACCATGACTTGTTCAATATACGGAATGGTGACTAAAATATTTTCGATCGGTTGAGGCGCAACATTTTTACCACCGGATGTGACGATAATATTTTTCTTGCGGTCCGTGATCGTGAGATAATCGTCGGAATCGAGAAATCCGATATCGCCGGTATGAAACCATCCGTCGGCATCAAGGACTTCTTTCGTGGCGGCTTCATTTTTATAATACCCGAGCATGACGTGAGGGCCGCGAGTAAGGATTTCTCCATCCTCGGCAATTTTGACTTCCACGCCTTCTATCGCGCATCCGACGGAACCGAACTTGATCAATGCCGGCCGATTGACTGTAATAACCGGCGACGTCTCCGTCAAGCCGTATCCCTCTAAAATCGTGACGCCCATATCGGCAAAAAATTCGGCAATTTCTTTCGAGAGCGGCGCTCCCCCCGATACCATGATTTTAATTCGGCCGCCTAAACGTCCCCGCAATTTGGAGTACACCAGTTTATCGGCAATTTTATACGAAAATCCTTTGCTCCCCGTTTCTCGCGCTTTTTTACCGACGCGCTGCGCCCACGCAAAAATTTTCCGACGGATCGGCGGAGCCGAAGCAAGATTATCGCGGACACGGTCATACATTTTTTCGTACAATCGGGGAACGGCTGTCATCAGCGTTGGCCGAACCTCACCCATATTCGCCGCCACTGTTTCAATGCTCTCGGCATAGGCAACGGACGATCCGTTGAAAAACGGCAGGTAATGGCCGGGATTGCGTTCGAAAATATGCGACAACGGAAGGAATGATAAAAATACATCGTCATGCATCACGGGAAAAACAGTTGAAC encodes the following:
- a CDS encoding long-chain fatty acid--CoA ligase — encoded protein: MDPLANTSVPSIAHMFHENIAKFANKTLYMTKRDGQYRGQTYSEVGAIICNMAMGLASLGVKKNDKVAIIAGTRQEWAMSDFSILSLGAVTVPIYPTLPVPQVEYILKNSDSKIAFVADAEQLEKVIQVKSKCPQLTHVVLFSKDPKKNDWVLHFDELQALGKKFTEGKTDYLKQASNAVQANDVATIIYTSGTTGTPKGVMLTHKNLLSNSMVCSTVFPVMHDDVFLSFLPLSHIFERNPGHYLPFFNGSSVAYAESIETVAANMGEVRPTLMTAVPRLYEKMYDRVRDNLASAPPIRRKIFAWAQRVGKKARETGSKGFSYKIADKLVYSKLRGRLGGRIKIMVSGGAPLSKEIAEFFADMGVTILEGYGLTETSPVITVNRPALIKFGSVGCAIEGVEVKIAEDGEILTRGPHVMLGYYKNEAATKEVLDADGWFHTGDIGFLDSDDYLTITDRKKNIIVTSGGKNVAPQPIENILVTIPYIEQVMVIGDKRNFISALIVPNFERLRNYAKSNQLKFNSEEELLKHPEIYKMLDQVIQEAQDRAGFARYEKVKKFALLPRAFTIESGELTPSLKVKRNVVIDNFENIIHELYSKNLEDARDAF